The proteins below are encoded in one region of Sphingobacterium sp. R2:
- a CDS encoding DapH/DapD/GlmU-related protein → MKLSIVIEDDVMIGSGVHIYVNNHKFDDITIPIIDQGYYPDLPVILKKGCWIGANTIILPGVTIGENSVVGAGSVVTKSIPKNVVAVGNPAKVLKSIL, encoded by the coding sequence ATGAAACTTTCTATTGTCATAGAAGATGATGTTATGATAGGAAGTGGGGTGCATATTTATGTGAATAATCACAAATTTGATGATATAACTATTCCTATAATTGATCAAGGTTATTACCCCGATCTTCCGGTTATATTAAAAAAAGGATGTTGGATTGGTGCGAATACAATAATTTTACCAGGTGTGACTATTGGCGAGAATTCAGTTGTTGGTGCCGGTTCTGTTGTTACCAAATCCATTCCGAAAAATGTTGTAGCAGTTGGTAATCCAGCAAAGGTCTTAAAGAGTATTCTTTAA
- a CDS encoding lipopolysaccharide biosynthesis protein, with the protein MRINKIFKSGLLKSSLIYTFCDAINKAVPFLILPILSYYLAPSDYGIIANFNVLLAIVTIFIMIGVDGAIGVNYYKLRKEDLARYIFNACLLTVIMTLFMLVLSFLFYPIIYDFVKVPIHYIILLVFMSFCAATTSINLSLWRLEEKALNFGIYEISQTFVNIGISLLLVISYNWGWVGRVNGMSIAVISFGLFSILLLYRRGYLQINVDKKYLKDILYFGLPLIPHALSFWIRSGIDRIFITKFIDESATGLYATGFQFGTLVSFLTLSFNNAFTPYLYKSLSADNPEELNQNKIKLVRITYFGIGILMITCLFFTLFSNFILTHFFSEKYIQAKEFIFWAILSQTFQGMYLLFVNYIFFAKQTKVLASITFFCACMQLVLSYLAIKTYGPLGGAYSTVIISFMNFIMVAFFSNKVYHMPWLRFLKR; encoded by the coding sequence ATGAGGATTAATAAGATTTTTAAAAGCGGTTTGTTAAAGTCCAGCTTGATCTATACGTTTTGTGACGCTATAAATAAAGCCGTACCATTTTTAATATTACCAATATTAAGTTATTATTTGGCACCTAGCGATTATGGTATTATAGCAAATTTTAATGTTTTGCTAGCTATAGTTACCATTTTCATAATGATAGGCGTTGATGGCGCTATAGGAGTGAATTATTATAAGCTTAGGAAGGAAGATTTAGCTCGCTATATATTTAATGCTTGTCTACTTACAGTGATCATGACGCTATTCATGTTAGTGCTTTCTTTTTTATTTTATCCTATAATTTATGATTTTGTAAAAGTACCTATACATTATATTATTTTATTGGTATTTATGTCTTTCTGTGCTGCGACGACCTCAATTAACCTTTCTTTATGGCGTTTGGAAGAAAAGGCTCTTAATTTTGGTATCTACGAAATTTCGCAGACATTTGTAAACATCGGAATATCACTATTACTTGTAATATCGTATAATTGGGGGTGGGTTGGAAGAGTGAACGGTATGTCGATTGCTGTGATATCTTTCGGTTTATTTAGTATACTATTACTGTATCGCAGAGGCTATCTACAAATTAATGTTGATAAAAAATATCTCAAAGATATCTTATATTTTGGGCTACCTTTAATTCCCCATGCCCTAAGTTTTTGGATAAGGTCTGGAATTGACCGTATCTTTATCACTAAATTTATCGATGAGAGTGCTACGGGACTCTATGCAACAGGATTTCAATTTGGAACACTTGTTTCCTTTTTGACATTGTCTTTCAATAATGCCTTTACACCCTATTTGTATAAAAGTTTAAGTGCTGATAATCCAGAGGAATTGAACCAGAATAAAATTAAATTGGTCAGAATTACATACTTTGGGATTGGTATTTTAATGATAACATGTCTGTTTTTTACACTTTTTTCAAATTTTATACTGACACATTTTTTTTCAGAAAAGTATATACAAGCTAAAGAGTTTATATTTTGGGCCATATTGTCGCAGACATTTCAAGGGATGTATTTACTTTTTGTGAATTATATATTCTTCGCAAAGCAAACAAAAGTATTAGCCTCAATCACTTTTTTTTGTGCTTGTATGCAATTGGTATTAAGTTATTTGGCAATCAAAACTTACGGTCCATTAGGGGGAGCTTATTCGACGGTTATTATTAGTTTTATGAATTTTATTATGGTTGCATTCTTTAGTAATAAGGTATACCATATGCCTTGGTTAAGGTTTTTAAAAAGATAA
- a CDS encoding glycosyltransferase family 4 protein, which yields MNIILLSSNITNAGGTERIGIGLANELINSGASSVTIISFFGSNTPFFEVDKRIRIVTLFQREVSLFILFPKLILKLRRIFKSCPERSIILSIGALLCPFSIVANVGLSHLNVVWEHFNVSLIFKSSKERFARYMASKYADAIVTLTCKDKEMYLANFACKPKVSAIPNFLTFDITSNFHLNSNKVALAVGRLTEQKAFDRLIKIWSKLPAHLQDWRLDIVGDGEDEAVLKGLIADLKLKNVHLIKTTSTIEDHYERASIYLMTSRWEGLPMVLIEAQSYGLPIISYDCLTGPRDVVRNGSNGYLIPDDNEEEFVSKLIHTIEDDGVREKFSITAKKDSKRFNKIAVMESWFKLFKSI from the coding sequence ATGAATATCATTTTATTAAGTAGTAATATTACAAACGCCGGCGGAACGGAAAGGATAGGCATAGGATTGGCAAATGAATTGATTAATTCGGGGGCCTCTAGTGTAACTATTATTAGTTTTTTCGGCTCCAATACGCCTTTTTTTGAAGTAGATAAAAGGATACGTATAGTAACGTTATTTCAGCGCGAAGTGTCCCTTTTTATTCTTTTTCCAAAACTCATATTGAAATTGAGGCGGATTTTTAAAAGTTGTCCAGAAAGATCTATTATACTTAGTATTGGTGCATTGTTGTGTCCTTTTTCTATAGTTGCCAACGTTGGATTATCGCACCTTAATGTCGTTTGGGAACATTTTAATGTTTCATTAATTTTTAAAAGTTCCAAAGAACGTTTTGCACGCTATATGGCAAGTAAGTATGCAGATGCTATCGTTACTTTGACGTGTAAAGATAAGGAGATGTATTTGGCAAACTTTGCCTGCAAACCAAAAGTAAGTGCTATACCGAATTTCCTTACATTTGACATTACATCTAACTTTCATTTAAATTCTAATAAGGTTGCTTTAGCTGTAGGGCGATTGACAGAGCAAAAGGCGTTCGATCGCTTGATAAAAATATGGTCTAAACTGCCTGCTCATCTGCAGGATTGGAGGCTCGATATTGTCGGTGATGGCGAGGACGAAGCAGTTCTAAAAGGACTAATCGCTGATCTTAAGCTAAAAAATGTTCATTTAATAAAAACGACTTCTACTATTGAAGATCATTATGAGCGAGCGTCTATCTATTTGATGACATCGCGTTGGGAGGGATTGCCAATGGTCTTGATTGAGGCTCAGTCTTACGGTCTTCCCATTATTAGTTACGACTGCCTTACGGGGCCTCGTGACGTTGTTCGTAATGGAAGTAATGGTTATCTAATTCCAGATGACAATGAAGAAGAGTTCGTCTCCAAACTTATACATACGATCGAAGATGATGGGGTTAGGGAAAAATTTTCAATAACTGCAAAAAAAGACAGTAAGCGATTTAATAAGATCGCTGTTATGGAGTCATGGTTTAAACTATTTAAAAGTATCTAA
- a CDS encoding EpsG family protein — protein sequence MIWYWLIFSIVLFFCVIDIFKISIRTFYKKTLLSGLIILLGLFAGLRFECDNDYLEYVRIYSQAPALGEFFAGGYNLTDVYGEPFFVITNILFKTIKAPDYIFLSFISFLNLFFLYKVIVGFSKYWFLSLFLYVALMYLGGGFTQIRFGVATTLVWYGIFQYFKGRFKLSIVILICATMFHISAASAAIIYFANRFLKLNLKIILCILTVSIAITLFSFSDFFVRFIGVFFGDSRYENYFLLENYTEKASSFSIYFYSFNLLIYWLFRKQMIRNSSKDLFLFFFKIGITAVFFGAIFNQMAILARFGLILQFVFIFILPYTFGIKPMRIIMLVFLILYGAFRFNQYLGEESFIQEYQSVIFNK from the coding sequence ATGATCTGGTACTGGTTAATATTTTCGATTGTTTTGTTCTTTTGTGTAATTGACATTTTTAAAATATCAATTAGAACCTTTTATAAAAAAACTTTACTAAGTGGTTTAATCATTCTTTTGGGCCTGTTTGCTGGCTTACGGTTTGAATGCGACAATGATTATTTGGAGTATGTTCGAATTTATAGCCAAGCTCCTGCACTTGGAGAATTTTTTGCAGGAGGCTATAATTTAACCGATGTATATGGGGAGCCTTTTTTTGTTATCACAAATATTCTTTTTAAGACTATAAAAGCGCCAGATTATATTTTTCTTTCTTTCATTTCTTTTTTAAACCTTTTCTTTCTTTACAAAGTTATTGTAGGATTTTCTAAATATTGGTTTCTTTCTCTCTTTCTTTATGTCGCGCTGATGTATCTCGGCGGCGGTTTTACCCAGATCAGGTTTGGCGTTGCAACCACTTTGGTTTGGTATGGAATATTCCAATATTTTAAAGGACGGTTCAAATTGTCGATAGTAATATTAATATGTGCCACAATGTTTCATATTAGTGCAGCTTCGGCAGCCATTATTTATTTCGCAAATCGTTTTTTAAAACTCAATTTGAAGATTATCCTTTGTATTTTAACAGTTTCTATAGCAATTACCTTGTTTTCATTCAGTGATTTTTTTGTTCGATTTATTGGTGTATTTTTTGGCGATAGTCGATACGAAAATTATTTTTTATTAGAAAACTATACTGAAAAGGCGAGCAGCTTTTCCATCTATTTTTATAGTTTTAATCTCTTGATCTATTGGTTGTTCAGAAAGCAAATGATAAGAAATTCTAGTAAAGATTTATTTTTATTTTTTTTTAAAATTGGCATAACTGCAGTTTTTTTTGGTGCAATTTTTAATCAAATGGCTATCTTAGCGCGATTCGGACTAATTTTGCAGTTTGTATTTATTTTTATCCTCCCCTATACATTTGGTATAAAGCCCATGAGAATAATCATGCTAGTTTTTTTGATATTGTATGGAGCGTTTAGATTTAATCAATATTTAGGAGAAGAGTCATTTATTCAAGAATACCAGAGTGTGATATTCAATAAATAA
- a CDS encoding glycosyltransferase family 4 protein — translation MKISVILPALSNKGPILVAKDIISNLSGINSDATFYVFYFDEIAEPIEFACPAYWIKEHDHINKLYSSDIVHSHGIRPDFFIFKNRKKFKGKCISTLHGLISKEYSLQFTTLGARLIEFAWISILRRHDHIVVLTEVMKTHYLSYFDLEKLHVINNGRNLSSKMIDQQDIDLFVDLKKKYKVLGVACVLTKRKGIHQVIQALPMLSDYAFVVIGDGEERTSLEKQAESLGVKDRCIFLGNRAEANRYNKFFDYYIFPSYMEGLPLALLEAAGAGKAIICSDINIHREIFSEEEASFFALDNVNDLLRAVLKANLYKTQFEQKVIEVYRAKFTADIMANSYNDFYKSLLK, via the coding sequence ATGAAGATTTCAGTCATATTACCCGCTCTCAGTAATAAAGGTCCAATTTTAGTTGCTAAAGATATCATTTCAAATTTATCGGGAATTAATTCAGATGCTACATTTTATGTCTTTTATTTTGACGAAATTGCAGAGCCAATCGAATTCGCTTGTCCAGCTTATTGGATTAAAGAGCATGACCATATAAATAAGCTTTATTCGAGTGATATAGTCCATTCGCATGGTATACGCCCTGATTTTTTTATTTTTAAGAATAGAAAGAAATTTAAGGGCAAATGCATTTCCACTTTACATGGTCTAATTTCGAAGGAGTATAGCTTGCAATTTACTACCTTGGGAGCCAGATTAATTGAATTTGCTTGGATAAGCATTTTGCGACGACATGATCACATCGTTGTGTTAACAGAAGTAATGAAAACACACTATTTGTCGTATTTTGACTTGGAAAAGCTTCATGTCATTAACAATGGAAGGAATCTTTCCTCAAAAATGATCGATCAACAGGATATTGATCTATTTGTTGACTTGAAAAAAAAATATAAAGTCCTGGGCGTTGCTTGTGTATTAACAAAAAGAAAAGGGATCCATCAGGTAATACAGGCTCTTCCAATGCTTTCGGACTATGCATTTGTTGTCATAGGTGATGGGGAAGAACGCACATCTCTGGAAAAACAGGCTGAATCATTGGGTGTAAAAGATCGATGTATATTTTTAGGTAATCGTGCTGAAGCAAATCGTTACAATAAGTTTTTTGATTACTATATCTTTCCATCTTATATGGAAGGATTGCCATTGGCTCTTCTTGAGGCAGCTGGAGCCGGGAAAGCGATCATATGTTCAGATATCAATATTCATAGAGAGATTTTTAGCGAGGAGGAGGCGTCTTTCTTTGCATTAGATAATGTCAATGATCTCCTGCGGGCAGTACTGAAAGCTAATCTTTACAAAACACAATTTGAACAGAAGGTTATTGAAGTATATAGGGCAAAGTTCACTGCGGACATTATGGCAAATTCGTATAATGATTTTTATAAAAGCTTATTAAAATAA
- a CDS encoding glycosyltransferase — translation MKMRFSVLMSVYFKESADNLDQALQSLINQSLKPDEIVLVKDGVLTTDLEKVIERFVKLNTSVVVNVISIAQNRGLGNALFVGLNACTHDYVARMDSDDISDFYRFEKQIEFLKEHPHVDVVGCNLSEFDREIGDSMLKKVCPESHEDIIRRIRLRSPLNHPTIMFNRKKVLAAGGYDSETLMFEDYALFLRLWKSGLIFHNIPEILYYMRVDSNLNSIRRRRGSAYLLNEINFLKYAYKIGAFTKRDQLKYGILRFPIRLMPIRVVFLIYKYLLRKKKV, via the coding sequence ATGAAGATGAGATTTTCGGTATTAATGTCGGTATATTTTAAAGAAAGTGCTGATAATTTAGACCAAGCTTTACAGAGTTTAATAAACCAAAGTTTAAAACCTGACGAAATAGTACTTGTAAAAGATGGTGTTCTCACCACAGATTTGGAAAAGGTGATCGAAAGGTTTGTCAAGCTTAACACTTCAGTTGTTGTTAACGTAATCTCAATTGCACAAAATAGGGGGCTTGGTAATGCATTGTTTGTAGGATTAAATGCCTGTACTCATGATTATGTAGCAAGGATGGACTCAGACGACATTTCAGATTTTTATAGATTCGAAAAGCAGATCGAGTTTTTGAAAGAACATCCTCATGTGGACGTTGTAGGCTGCAATCTGAGCGAATTTGATCGGGAAATAGGAGACTCCATGCTCAAAAAAGTATGTCCTGAATCACATGAAGATATTATTAGGCGTATCCGCTTGCGCAGTCCCCTCAACCATCCTACGATAATGTTTAACAGAAAGAAGGTTTTAGCCGCAGGAGGATATGATAGTGAAACGTTAATGTTCGAGGATTATGCACTTTTTTTAAGATTATGGAAGTCTGGCTTGATTTTTCATAATATTCCTGAAATTCTTTATTATATGCGTGTGGATAGTAATTTAAATTCTATTCGACGAAGAAGGGGTAGTGCATATCTATTGAATGAGATAAACTTTCTTAAATATGCTTATAAAATTGGTGCTTTTACAAAAAGAGATCAGTTAAAATATGGTATTTTGAGATTTCCTATCCGTTTAATGCCTATTCGAGTGGTATTCTTAATTTATAAATATCTATTACGAAAAAAAAAGGTGTAA
- a CDS encoding UDP-GlcNAc--UDP-phosphate GlcNAc-1-phosphate transferase: MLELVYLRIANKFNIIDKPNERSSHTKITIRGGGIIFYAASIIYFISSGYQYPWFFLGLTLLTYISFLDDIRGVHPNWRLAVHFTSVLLMVYEFGVFNYPWYYLVLAFVFTIGVINAYNFMDGINGMTAFCTLVMGGLLTYVNTKINFIEQDFLIYTLLGVVVFGFFNFRKKAACFAGDVGPAVLSFMLLFALGKLIMKTGDFTYILFLAVYGIEIGWSVARRVYQGYHIFEPHRTFLLHMLSNEVGHSSLKVSVGYGLVQLALGAAVIYIVQFGASIQWAFAITILGGLSAFYLTWKQHIFNNYYIKGEERYAIRHRRLKQLKAHRRRKKALVPKVKLAPEAKVIEMPQKEVAGTLMQRGV; encoded by the coding sequence TTGCTAGAGTTAGTATATCTGAGGATTGCTAATAAGTTTAATATTATTGATAAACCCAACGAACGTTCTTCGCACACGAAGATCACCATACGCGGCGGAGGTATTATTTTTTATGCCGCCTCGATTATATATTTTATTTCTTCCGGTTACCAATATCCTTGGTTTTTTTTAGGCTTAACGCTATTAACCTATATCTCTTTCCTAGACGATATCAGGGGTGTACATCCAAATTGGCGTCTAGCAGTACATTTTACATCTGTTTTGTTAATGGTATATGAGTTTGGTGTCTTTAACTATCCTTGGTATTATTTGGTATTGGCTTTTGTCTTTACGATAGGTGTAATCAATGCCTACAATTTTATGGATGGGATAAACGGTATGACTGCTTTCTGCACTTTGGTGATGGGAGGGCTTTTAACATACGTAAATACCAAGATCAACTTTATCGAGCAGGACTTCCTTATCTATACGCTATTGGGAGTTGTTGTTTTTGGATTCTTCAATTTCCGCAAAAAGGCAGCGTGCTTTGCAGGTGATGTCGGCCCGGCTGTATTATCTTTTATGTTATTATTTGCATTGGGCAAATTGATTATGAAAACCGGAGATTTTACCTATATCCTTTTTCTAGCCGTTTATGGTATAGAAATAGGTTGGTCTGTAGCGCGCCGCGTTTATCAAGGTTACCATATTTTTGAGCCACACCGTACGTTTTTGTTGCACATGCTAAGCAATGAAGTGGGACATAGTAGTTTAAAAGTTTCTGTTGGATACGGCTTAGTCCAATTGGCTCTTGGTGCTGCTGTGATCTATATTGTACAGTTTGGTGCCTCCATTCAGTGGGCATTCGCTATTACGATACTTGGTGGACTCAGTGCCTTTTATCTTACCTGGAAGCAACATATTTTTAATAACTATTATATCAAAGGGGAGGAGCGCTATGCCATTCGTCACCGTCGATTAAAGCAGCTTAAAGCGCATAGAAGAAGGAAAAAAGCTCTTGTGCCCAAGGTTAAGTTGGCACCAGAAGCAAAAGTTATTGAAATGCCGCAAAAAGAGGTTGCAGGTACCTTAATGCAACGTGGCGTGTGA
- a CDS encoding 3'-5' exonuclease, with protein sequence MQSGLSFTAIDFETATANQNSACAVGLVVVEQGIIVDEFYSLIQPPQNQYMWQTTRVHGIRPKDTAQAPTFKEIFPRIYPLINNRIMVAHNELFDRGVLRKTMNYYNLPYDQLGLQEKWECTFKIYQGKGFKPARLNACCEVLGIELNHHEALSDARACAHLYIRHHEIGMVL encoded by the coding sequence ATGCAATCAGGATTAAGTTTTACCGCAATAGATTTCGAAACAGCCACAGCGAATCAGAACTCGGCTTGCGCCGTTGGGCTGGTCGTTGTTGAGCAGGGAATTATTGTGGATGAATTTTATTCTTTAATACAGCCTCCTCAAAATCAATACATGTGGCAGACTACGCGTGTGCATGGTATCCGACCTAAGGACACCGCACAAGCACCTACTTTTAAAGAGATCTTTCCACGTATTTATCCGCTTATTAATAATCGCATTATGGTCGCGCATAATGAGCTGTTTGATCGCGGAGTGCTTCGCAAAACCATGAATTATTACAACTTACCTTACGACCAACTTGGTTTGCAGGAAAAATGGGAATGTACCTTTAAAATTTACCAAGGCAAAGGATTTAAGCCCGCTCGTTTAAACGCCTGCTGTGAAGTGCTTGGTATTGAACTCAACCACCATGAGGCACTTTCTGATGCGCGAGCTTGTGCGCACTTGTATATTCGGCATCATGAGATCGGAATGGTACTATAA
- a CDS encoding adenylyltransferase/cytidyltransferase family protein produces MMNIPEKGMRIGITFSAFDLLHAGHIKMLEDAKRQCDYLICGLQTDPTLDRPEKNKPVQTVVERYVQLKGCKYVDQIVPYATEQDLEDILRSFNIDVRIVGDEYREKNFTGRAYCEEKGIELYFNSRDHRFSSSGLRRIVADASTENEPALKTI; encoded by the coding sequence ATGATGAATATTCCAGAAAAAGGGATGCGTATAGGTATTACGTTCAGTGCATTCGATCTGCTGCATGCAGGGCATATCAAAATGTTGGAAGATGCAAAAAGACAATGTGACTATTTGATTTGTGGACTGCAGACAGATCCGACACTTGACCGTCCAGAAAAGAATAAGCCTGTTCAGACCGTTGTTGAGCGTTATGTACAGCTTAAAGGATGTAAATACGTGGATCAGATTGTTCCCTATGCTACCGAACAGGATCTCGAAGATATCTTACGTTCTTTTAATATTGATGTACGGATAGTCGGTGATGAATACCGTGAGAAGAACTTTACCGGGAGAGCATACTGTGAGGAAAAAGGGATTGAGCTTTATTTTAATAGCCGAGATCACCGTTTCTCCAGCTCTGGCTTGCGCCGGATTGTGGCAGATGCCAGCACAGAAAATGAACCTGCGCTAAAAACTATCTAA
- a CDS encoding adenylyltransferase/cytidyltransferase family protein translates to MKIGITFGVFDLLHAGHIMMLEEAKRNCDYLIVGLNTDPSEVFPEKAKPTQTIVERYVQLEGCRYVDEIIPYETEQDLIDIIKAFPIDIRIIGEEYRDKDFSGRSYCVEENIDIYYNKRTHRFSSAGLRRVVAEKESEKK, encoded by the coding sequence ATGAAAATTGGAATTACCTTTGGCGTGTTTGACTTACTGCACGCTGGCCATATTATGATGCTTGAAGAAGCAAAAAGAAATTGCGATTACCTGATTGTCGGTTTAAATACGGATCCATCAGAAGTCTTTCCCGAGAAAGCAAAACCAACACAGACCATTGTAGAACGTTATGTGCAGTTGGAAGGCTGCCGTTATGTGGATGAAATTATCCCCTATGAGACCGAACAGGATTTGATTGATATCATCAAAGCCTTTCCGATTGATATCCGTATTATCGGTGAGGAATATCGGGATAAAGATTTTTCGGGGCGCTCTTATTGTGTGGAGGAAAATATCGATATCTATTACAATAAACGCACACACCGTTTTTCCAGTGCAGGCTTGCGCCGGGTGGTTGCTGAAAAAGAAAGTGAGAAAAAATAA
- a CDS encoding mannose-1-phosphate guanylyltransferase encodes MSTIIHVVLTGGVGSRLWPLSRKSYPKQYLSLFKDGSLFEMTVKRNQTLCGQVIVVGNRDNHTLSREVMENNKIDYIDIVEATPRNTAAAIAFAAFAAQPDDILVVTPSDHVIVGDEAYAAAIKEGVEKANKGYIVTFGIQPTRPETGYGYIEYKEDKVLSFREKPNQDTAEDFIERGNFLWNSGMFCFRADTFLAELQNFEPKVYATAYNAWKHRQNGELDLQLSKDIPSISIDYAVMERSKKIRVVATSFQWSDLGSFESMYDYLKQTGHPVDENGNMVIGTDIYTAFVGLRDSILVHTKDAILVLQKEKSQDVKKIYNTLERHQSKLID; translated from the coding sequence ATGAGCACTATCATTCACGTTGTTTTAACCGGAGGTGTAGGCAGCCGTCTATGGCCGCTTTCGCGAAAAAGTTACCCGAAGCAATATCTTTCGCTATTTAAGGATGGATCATTGTTTGAAATGACTGTAAAGCGCAATCAAACGTTGTGTGGACAGGTGATTGTGGTTGGAAATCGCGACAATCATACCTTGAGTAGGGAGGTGATGGAAAACAATAAGATTGATTACATCGATATTGTTGAGGCAACCCCGCGCAATACCGCTGCTGCAATTGCCTTTGCTGCCTTTGCGGCGCAACCAGACGATATTTTGGTGGTTACACCGTCTGATCATGTCATTGTGGGTGATGAAGCGTATGCTGCGGCCATAAAAGAGGGCGTTGAAAAAGCCAATAAGGGTTATATCGTTACCTTTGGGATTCAGCCAACCCGACCTGAAACGGGCTATGGCTATATTGAATATAAGGAGGACAAAGTATTGTCTTTCCGTGAGAAGCCAAACCAGGATACGGCAGAGGACTTTATTGAACGAGGCAATTTTCTTTGGAATTCGGGCATGTTCTGTTTCCGGGCAGATACCTTTTTGGCCGAACTCCAAAATTTTGAGCCTAAAGTGTATGCAACAGCCTATAACGCTTGGAAACATCGTCAAAATGGTGAGCTCGATCTTCAGCTTTCGAAAGATATTCCATCGATTTCTATTGACTATGCAGTGATGGAGCGCTCCAAGAAAATTCGCGTGGTTGCTACAAGCTTCCAATGGTCAGATTTGGGCTCTTTTGAATCGATGTATGATTACTTGAAACAGACGGGGCATCCTGTGGATGAGAACGGTAATATGGTTATCGGTACGGATATCTATACTGCCTTTGTGGGTTTGCGCGATAGTATACTTGTTCATACCAAAGATGCGATCTTGGTGTTGCAGAAGGAAAAATCCCAAGATGTTAAAAAGATTTACAACACGTTAGAACGTCATCAGTCGAAGTTGATTGATTAA
- a CDS encoding DUF6624 domain-containing protein, whose protein sequence is MKGILIILGVLILSGNQALPISSNHAIEVLNQGAFVNNNDSIPYDSIRIILEDAHDSDQKIREKLSAAEGSDSLFMSYLGEMTMVDRKNREKVLPILEKYGWLPISKIGEKASDGLFYVLQHYVDLDLFRKYLPEIKKLSEKKEAKLWHAALIEDRLLVHENKKQIYGSQVVSRKGRYGGDYFVWPIREPAKVNSLREQVGLPLTVEENAKRLNAIYNPDESIPYAN, encoded by the coding sequence ATGAAAGGTATTTTAATAATTTTGGGTGTATTAATTTTAAGTGGTAATCAAGCTTTACCTATTTCAAGTAATCATGCTATCGAGGTATTAAATCAAGGAGCTTTTGTCAACAATAATGATTCTATTCCTTACGATTCTATTCGAATTATTTTAGAAGATGCCCATGATAGTGATCAGAAAATACGAGAAAAATTATCCGCCGCTGAAGGTAGCGATAGTTTATTTATGTCGTATCTGGGAGAGATGACAATGGTTGACCGAAAGAATCGGGAGAAAGTTCTCCCGATCTTGGAAAAGTATGGTTGGTTGCCGATCAGTAAAATTGGGGAAAAGGCATCGGATGGGTTGTTTTACGTTTTACAGCATTATGTCGATCTCGACCTTTTCAGAAAATATTTGCCAGAGATCAAAAAGCTGTCTGAGAAGAAGGAAGCAAAACTTTGGCATGCAGCTTTGATCGAAGATCGACTATTAGTCCACGAGAATAAGAAGCAGATCTATGGGAGCCAGGTTGTTTCTAGGAAAGGTAGATATGGAGGAGATTACTTTGTTTGGCCCATTAGAGAACCAGCTAAAGTAAATAGTTTGAGAGAGCAGGTTGGCCTACCCCTTACTGTAGAAGAAAACGCAAAGAGACTAAATGCAATTTATAATCCTGATGAATCAATTCCTTACGCGAATTAA
- a CDS encoding helix-turn-helix domain-containing protein, producing METKNWKNIKDDVYGKVGTQRRDELDRDFESFKIGLLLKKAREERNMTQSELAQLIDKKREYISKIENNGGNITLKTLFDFVEKGLGGKVNISFEL from the coding sequence ATGGAAACTAAGAACTGGAAAAATATTAAAGATGATGTTTACGGGAAAGTAGGCACCCAGAGAAGAGATGAACTAGATAGAGATTTTGAATCTTTTAAAATTGGTCTGCTGCTTAAAAAAGCACGTGAAGAAAGAAATATGACGCAGTCCGAGCTTGCTCAACTAATTGACAAAAAACGTGAGTATATTTCGAAAATTGAAAATAACGGCGGTAACATTACACTAAAAACATTATTTGACTTCGTTGAAAAGGGATTGGGAGGCAAAGTCAACATATCATTCGAGCTCTAA
- a CDS encoding type II toxin-antitoxin system RelE/ParE family toxin has protein sequence MRVREVIAFKNYFEEIETLERVPSNYLKHLIGTDGLYEARIQLGSNIWRVFCFFDGDKLVVLMNGFQKKTQKTPKNQIEKALSIMAEYYEQKGRENGN, from the coding sequence ATGAGAGTTAGAGAGGTGATCGCTTTTAAAAATTATTTTGAAGAAATAGAAACTCTCGAACGGGTTCCAAGTAATTATTTAAAACATTTAATAGGAACTGACGGATTATATGAAGCTAGGATTCAGCTTGGATCCAATATATGGCGTGTGTTTTGCTTTTTTGATGGTGATAAGCTCGTTGTCCTAATGAATGGTTTTCAAAAGAAAACTCAGAAAACTCCAAAGAATCAGATTGAAAAAGCATTAAGTATCATGGCTGAGTATTACGAACAAAAAGGTAGAGAAAATGGAAACTAA